The Equus caballus isolate H_3958 breed thoroughbred chromosome 25, TB-T2T, whole genome shotgun sequence nucleotide sequence caTATGTTTCTCTAGTGGAGCCTCTAGATTAGGAAAAAGcccagccaacatcttgatttcagatttgTGTAACCTTGAGCAGAGAACTCCGCCATGCCATGCTCAGACTTCTGACCTGCTGAAACTCTGAGATAATAATCTTGTATTGTTTTAATCCAGTAAAGTTAAtgataatttgttatgtagcaaaagaaaactaaggaCTCAGCGAAAATTGAGGGATAATTGCTCAACTGAGATTCCTCTTCAACTACTTGGGACACAGCTCCCTATCCTGTGTCCCTGACAGAGTATTCTTTGATCCTCATCTTTTGAGTGTCCAGAGTTGCTTCCCGTCTTCCTCAGATATAGTCCTAACTTTCATTGTGTCTGATATTACCATCTAATCAGGTCCAATGCTTGTATTTCTAAAAATAGCTCTGTGCTCTCTATCTCCTCACAGCTAGttctgagagaagagagacaggccAGTCTCTCCAGGCCTTTCTTTAAAAGCTTCAGTATTCCCTCACAAATCCAAACTAATTCCAATGTATCCATAATCAAAATGCTGTTCTAAATTTTAGCAGTTCTCCAAGCCACCTTGATTCTAGTAATTGATCAGTCATCCCCAGAGAGCCTTTATGGGGAACAGTATTTAGAGGAAGAACTGGATGGAAAAGCATAGGAGAGGTAGGGTAAGGATATTCTCTGCactgcagaggaggaagggaagcaaaggagagggaaataggaaagagaaaatgagggagATAAAGGAGGTTGGTGAGAACAGGACATGGGATGGTGACCAGGAACGTATCAGTTTACCAAAGAAGTTCCATCATTTCTCCACATGGCAGAGTCAGTCAATTTCCTAGTCCAGgataataagaaaagagaaaatcttataCTTGGATTAATTTTGTAAAGATTGTAAGGATCAGTGTGTGGGTTGTATATTTACATGTGAGTTTTTGTATATGTTAAGACATTTTCAAGTGAGTGAAAAAATTGTAATATCAAAGAAACTCCTGAAAAATTGTCTCTGCTTTTTATAAACTCTGTTTTCTCCGCTGGTGTCAGCTGACTCTCCTATGTATACAATTTTAGGTACCTGAGATTCTAACTCTGTCGCCTAAATTAGCCTGCATTTTAGCTCTTGACTATGAAGAATTTTTTTACAATAGTCTCTAGGAAATGTCCTACAAACTGATCTTGTGTGAGGCTttaccagaaaaggaaaaagtgtgTGATCCCATATATCAATGttttctccttcattcattcaataattcattactcaatcaacaaatatttaattgcatatctactatgtgccaggaactatgtCCTGCATTGTGGATACAATAATGGGGAAAAAACTTAAACATGGCCCCCACCTTTAGGAAGCTTAGGATCCAGGGGAGGAGGCCAGTATTGTGCAAATAAGAGcacacaaaaaatgtaaaattatagcTATGGTAAGTGCTTTGAGGAAAAGATACATGGTGCCATGAGAGCTTGTAATCTACTCTTAGAAATTATGAAACTTTTCCtgaagaaagaacatttgaaTTGATTTCTGAAAGCTGaacaagagttaatttaaatagcatttcagacagaaggaaatgCTTGTGCAAATGCCAGTGCCACCTCCCAACGCTAATCTTCACAAAGAAGAATCTGAAACCTTCCTTATCTCCTCCTGAGAGCCCTCCTGGGACTTCATGGAACTCTTTTCCTCCGTCCTTTATAGGGTCCtcactcttctcctttctcttcaagGGATAAGATTCCCTCAGAGAAAATACCTTCACATTTGCTGTGCAAAAGGCATCCACTCTCAAAGTTCTCACTGCCAGGGCTCTTGTCACTGAAACCTTTTCCATGTCATCCATGTATATCATTCTATGTTATTAAGGGTAAGTGATGGAGTAAGATTCAAGAAGGAGTGGTGTGCAGTGCAAGTAGAAAACGTTATGACTAGGACAATAAATCAAATAATGAGATACAAAGCTCAATACAAATGTCAAAAGGAATTACTTACAGGAAGAGACAAAAGTTCTGGGTTTTGATATTGGGTAGTGGTGTAAAGATTGCAAAGTACCACGATAGAAACATCCTCAGCCTTGATTGGAGTGTGGTTACCTGGGTTTGTATATATTTGTGAACATTTTATTGATGCGTGCACTTACACCACTGTGCATTCTAGGTATATAGGTAAAATCTCTTTAAAGTTGAAACAATGAAGAGGCATAGAATAAAAGTAGGAATgactgaaatatgaaaataaaggaTGAATGAAAGATTCAGGACACCAAAGAACACTCGCGAGGACATTTATATATTCTCAGTGGCCAAGgtttgaaatcttaaaaaaattattgcagGACATGTAGAACATAGTGATCCATAACTAAGGAAGCATGTGACTTTAACTTCAACACCAAAAACCCCTGCAAAATCCTTTATGTAATCCAGATTGCTCATTCAGTTGAAGATTTGCTCAAGCTATATCTCTATGCTTTCACCTTGAAGAAACCCAATCTCTAGTAAAAACCAAAGACAATTGTGCTTTACAGTAGAAGCCACGgcggaaatatatatatatatatatacacacacatatatatatacatacatatatcaagcATTTTACTTTTGAACTTAAATAGGAAAACATCAAGGGATGAAAAGGCACAAATCGCGTCACTCTCGATAATCTGAGGcaccagaagagaagaaaggtttTCCTCTGAGCGCTCATCTTCGCTGTCTTCTGGAAAGGAGGAGCCCTTTCCCTGAGCGGGGATCCGGTAGGAAGGGAGGGAGGTCTGGTCGGTGCCTAACACTGTTTCCCAGACAGGTGGATGGTGTCGCGCTGTGGGAGGGAGCTCGTCGCCTGGGTGTGCAAGATGCCGCCACGGACCCTTGCTCGGGGAGTCGGGAGGGCAGAGTCTGGACGGGCTCCGGGGCAGACGGGAGCGGCCCGGGGAAGGGCGAGGACGCGGGCTAGGGCTCGGGGCGCGGCCCCTACGGCCGCGGAGCCGCCGGCAGGGAGGGCTGCGGGCAGGCGGGCCGGGGCTGAGCGGCGGCGAGCAGGGCGTCGAGCGCCGCGCCCGCCCCGTGCAGGGTCGCCCCCGCCTGCGCCAGCTGCCAGGAGAGCCAGGCGCGCTGCGAGGCGGCCGGCTGCGGGCCGCGGGCGGGCAGCGGCAGGAAGGCGCCCCCGGGAGCCCGCAGCTCGCCCAGGGCCACGTCCAGCGCGCCCACGTGGTTGAAGAGCCGGGACAGGGGCCCCGACAGGGGCGCGCGGGCTTCTGGCGACAGGTGGCGGCGGCACTTTGGGGAggcgggcccggcctcccgcctgTCCTGGCGGCGTCCGCGGGCGGCGGTCCTCTCTGGAGACCCGGGCAGGGTCCTCCTGTTCTTGAGTTGCGGGGCGGTGTGGGCAGAACCTAAgcgggagagagaaagggaggtgtTGCGGTGAGTGCGCGCGGCCCCTGGGACTCCTTGCCAAGGTCCCCAGAGCCGCTTCCCGGTCCTGCTCCCGACTCCAGCCCCCTGGCCCCCATCCCGCTCTCCCAGGCATGCCAGCCTCTGGTTCCCTTCCAGAATCTGACCCGAACCTGCGCCAAGTCCTGCATGCCTTCCTCTCAGCCCTTTTGAAAGGGCTCAAGGAGCATCTCCCCAGGGCCCGTGTCTGTCCCCTCCCCGTGGGTGCTCGGTTTGCCACCGAGGTCCCGCACCCACCTCCCtgttactgaacctgaagtgagttcgctcacccgttgcgcagcaagccaatctctgacaccgggggtggtggaagaaagtaggaactttattttcgcacagcgctgagcaaggagagagggcagctaacgctgaaatcccaaactccccgaaaagccaAAAGGAAGGGCCtctatttggggctttaggtaggggagggggagcccacGGCCCGCTGGTCGGAGCCCCCCCACCAGCTTGTCCCCGGCccgagacacttgcagagaggagggagcccgcgACCCCGCCGGTCAGCAGCCCTCCCACCAGCCCGCATCTCCCCGTGGGGAGGAGATGGCCCAGGTGCCCGTCCCCGACGGCGTCCGCCTCCATGGAGCACAGTGGACCccggagccaggaagccagagagcaagCAGGGAACAAGCGCCTCGGTTTCAACCCCACACATGCTGGACTCAATGCGGGGAAACCGACACCAGGGTCGGCATCATCCCCACCTGTGCCAAGGCCCAGCCCAGAAACCTACCTGCTCTGCACGGACATCCTGCTCTGCTGGGGTCGTGCTTGTCCTTTGGTCTCCCCTTAACTGGGGATGGTCGTCTCCTCACCTTCGCTTCTCTGTGTCCGTTTTCTTGGTAGCTACTGCCAGGGGAGCCCTCAGGGCTTCTCCTGCGCTTGCGCCTGGAGCCCTTGGCCGCCAGGCTCGGCCTGGTGATCCCTGTGGTTGGAGAGGAGGAGAGTAGTGAGTGGCCCCTGACTTTGCTCTGGAATCTAGGGAAGGGTGGATTAGAGGAGGCTCCAAGTCCAACCCGGGTCCATCCTAGCCCCACTGCCAGATTCTGGTTCCTTCCAGCCGCCCATAGCCTCGTGGGCAGCTCCCCAGGGCCCTACCTTCCCTGTCACTCTCTGGTTGCCTGAGCCGCCTGGTATGCATGCTCCTGGAAACCCTGCCTGGTGTCCAGACCTGGAGAATGGCTCAGCTGGCAGAGCCCTGACCACAAGGAAGCTGGTCTTCCCTTTGGGTTTCCCTCACTACTTTCAGCTGTGGGAAGGCCAGAGATTCTGGGACCTGCTGATTTGCCCATCCCAGTCCC carries:
- the LOC138920785 gene encoding basic salivary proline-rich protein 4-like isoform X1 translates to MSGERVLGDQGTKKDKGIPRNVPNLIRSPPPPRVWFPDTLLVPPSREPGDLIKAVASAHLLIAQSTPQLSRCVAQEGDMDEMEAAMHGRRLARSTQGDKAPPTGKTKGLTPREMCFEEKEYDCHPYERRRKKGILETAEASHSREGITRPSLAAKGSRRKRRRSPEGSPGSSYQENGHREAKVRRRPSPVKGRPKDKHDPSRAGCPCRAEIGLLRNGFCPHRPATQEQEDPARVSREDRRPRTPPGQAGGRARLPKVPPPPVARSPRAPVGAPVPALQPRGRAGRGPGRAAGSRGRLPAAARPRPAAGRLAARLALLAAGAGGGDPARGGRGARRPARRRSAPARLPAALPAGGSAAVGAAPRALARVLALPRAAPVCPGARPDSALPTPRARVRGGILHTQATSSLPQRDTIHLSGKQC
- the LOC138920785 gene encoding uncharacterized protein isoform X2; amino-acid sequence: MSGERVLGDQGTKKDKGIPRNVPNLIRSPPPPRVWFPDTLLVPPSREPGDLIKAVASAHLLIAQSTPQLSRCVAQEGDMDEMEAAMHGRRLARSTQGDKAPPTGKTKGLTPREMCFEEKEYDCHPYERRRKKGILETAEASHSREGITRPSLAAKGSRRKRRRSPEGSPGSSYQENGHREAKVRRRPSPVKGRPKDKHDPSRAGCPCRAALCENKVPTFFHHPRCQRLACCATGSAHTAPQLKNRRTLPGSPERTAARGRRQDRREAGPASPKCRRHLSPEARAPLSGPLSRLFNHVGALDVALGELRAPGGAFLPLPARGPQPAASQRAWLSWQLAQAGATLHGAGAALDALLAAAQPRPACPQPSLPAAPRP
- the LOC138920785 gene encoding uncharacterized protein isoform X3 translates to MSGERVLGDQGTKKDKGIPRNVPNLIRSPPPPRVWFPDTLLVPPSREPGDLIKAVASAHLLIAQSTPQLSRCVAQEGDMDEMEAAMHGRRLARSTQGDKAPPTGKTKGLTPREMCFEEKEYDCHPYERRRKKGILETAEASHSREGITRPSLAAKGSRRKRRRSPEGSPGSSYQENGHREAKVRRRPSPVKGRPKDKHDPSRAGCPCRAGSAHTAPQLKNRRTLPGSPERTAARGRRQDRREAGPASPKCRRHLSPEARAPLSGPLSRLFNHVGALDVALGELRAPGGAFLPLPARGPQPAASQRAWLSWQLAQAGATLHGAGAALDALLAAAQPRPACPQPSLPAAPRP